Genomic DNA from Turicibacter faecis:
ATCCTTTTTTGTCTCTTGATATCGATAAGGTTTTGAAACCTTCATCAACACTAGATGTGAACGGAAAGTAAATCCATTTATGAAAGCGGGTCCCACCCCTTCATTTTCAAATAACTCGGCCCATAAAAAAACTAAATGTGTTGTGGACATGATACGACCATTTTCTGAATGATTTAAAATGACCTGAAAGACTAACGCTTAGTAATGAAAGGGCACTATTAAATCAGATGATTCCTTGCTAATAAATAACACTGCTTTAACTAAACTTTTATCTCCTTACAGGACCCTTCCCGCTAAACGTCGTCCACTCATTCTGTCGCTAGGTTAACGGCCATCTAAAAGCGGGAATGATTCTCCCTTATCGTTTACCGTATTAACTACAAAAATAATCGATTCAGGAATTGAAAAAATTCACCCCTTAAAATTATGGCTAATAAAATAATTTGATTGGGATACATGCGGGGTAAAAGTGCAAATATGCATAAAAAAAAGACTTTAAGGGCTTAGATCCTTAAAGTCTTTAAATGTTGTAATTTCAATGGTTTCATCCCTTACCAGCGTATACGAGACGACTGACAGAGAAAAAAGCATTAATTACCCACGAGAAACGTAACGTCCATCGTTTGTATTGATGATTAATTTATCCCCAACTTCAACGAATAATGGAACTTGTAATGAGTATCCTGTTGAAACTGTTGCACTTTTTGTTGCATTAGAAGCTGTGTTTCCTTTAACACCTGGTTCACATTCAACAACTTCTAAAGTTACTTTTTCAGGTACATCTACCCCTAAAATTTCATTATTGAATGTATTGATTTTAACTTCCATTCCTTCAACTAAGAAGTTTTTCTCTTTTTCTAATTGTGCAACTGGAATTTCTAATTGCTCATATGTTTCATTATTCATGAAAACATACTCGTCACCCATTGAGTATAAGAATTGCATAGTTGCTTTTTCGATATGCGCACGTTTTACTTTTTCACCGGCATTAAATGTATTATCGATGACAGCCCCTGTACGTAAGTTACGTAATTTTGAACGTACGAATGCTTGTCCTTTACCAGGTTTAACGTGTTGGAACTCGATAACTTGGAATAAGTTTCCTTCATAATCAATCGTCATTCCTGTTTTAAAATCGTTTGTTGAAATCATAAAAATCCTCCTTGCACACGATACAAATTACATCTACTTTTAGAATTGACATTTCCTTTTTAATTATAACATTTATCAAAAAATTGTCTATGCTATGCTCCCCTTTTTCCCCCTAATTACCCTTCTTTTTTTAAAAGATTCCTACTCTTCTCAACAAATAAGAGACTTTCTTCATATCATGATCATTTTAAGATCAAATTCCACCCATTTAGAAGACGTTGTCGGCGTCTTTTTTAACGATAACACGCGCAAATCGCTTCTCAAAATAACTGGGTAAAAAAGAGCTTTATTTTTAATAAAAAATTCTGTAAAATATTATTATAGATTAAAAGATAAGGAGGTTTGGATCATGAATTGGAGTTTAATTATTGTTGCGATTCTTTTAGGTATTGCTTTAGGATTATGGATTATGTTACGCCGCGAATCAAAAAAAGCCGTAACCCTTCTATCAGAAAAAGAGTTTGTAGAAAATATGCGTAAAGGACAACTCGTTGATTTACGCAAAAAAGAAGAATTTGATGCTGGACATATCAATGGGGCTCGTAATATTCCATTCGTTAATTTAACACGTAACCCTGGAAAATTACGTCGCGATTTACCTATTTACTTATACTGCGAAAAAGGAAAAGTTTGTAAACGTGCCGCTCTTGTCCTTTATGGTAAAGGATATGAAAACATTTATCAACTTCAAGGCGGATTAACAAATTGGACAGGACCTTTAAAAAAGACCACAAAAAAATAAAATCTCCTTTTAAACATCAAAAAGATGCTCCCTCTGAAGCATCTTTTTTTATTTTCCATTGTAACCGATCATTTTGATTAATCCCCCACACGCTCAAGTAATGCCCCCACTGAAGCCAAGCGAGATGGCCATCTAAACAAAAATTTAACTCCTACTCTAGTTAAATGATAAACCATGAACTCAATATCTCGGTCGTGCATTACTGTAAAATTTAGATTCTACTATAGTTAAACGATAAACGCCACAAACTTCTAAAAGCAACGACATTCTAAAAGCATTTAGATTCTACTATAGTTAAACGATAAACCCGTTAAACGGGACTAATATTGTTATTTTATACCTCATCAACCTATTTTATTCGTTCGTTTTATGAAAATAATAACAATAATAAGCTTATCTTCGCTTCGATTGCTTCATTTTATCTGTCGTTCCCCCGAGGTTTTTACCTCAAAGGAAGTCGACAGATTCGAAGGCAAACGTCTATGAACCAAAAAGAACAGAATTGAGAGTAGTCCCTATTATATGAACAAAAGTTGATTGATCCATAACAATTAATCTAACGAGCATAAAACATCATCAATAATTATAATTTAAAAATCATCTACTCCCTTATAAGAGGTAATCAAAACTCAATTTGTTGCCTTATACAACTTTTGCATCGATGAATCATTTTGTATGAATTGATCAAAGTCTTCAAACTCTCCAACCAATTCATGACGACTAAACGAAATAACATTATGATCCTCAAGATCAAAGTGTATAGCATCCACATTTTCAATAAGCGAAAATAACACAACTGCATTTCCTTTTAAAACGGTCTCTTGTGAAACTTGTTTTTCCTCTTTCTTACCGATTTTAACATCTGTGTACTGAAAATCTTTATACGCAATTGTTATTTCATATGGAGGCTGATTTGTCTTTAAAGAAAACCCCGTTAAATACTCATTAGCAGGCAATTTATTAAGGATGGTACCGACTGCTGAATTGTTTCCAACATAAGTCCCTTTATAATCAGCCCATGAAAACTCTCTAGGTAAACGAGAGCAACCAGTAAATAAAGCGAAAAACATCACTAATATTAAAATTCGTTTTTTCATCGTTATTCTCCTTTAATATAAAAAAAACACACAAAGATGTGTGTTTTATTTTTGGTTTAAGTAAGCTTTCACTAATGTACTTACTAGGGCACCATCTGCACGTCCTTTTGTTTGAGGAACGATTGCACCCATCAACTTACCCATGTCAGATGGATTGATTGCGTTAATCTTTTTAGCTGTTTCAGATATAATTTGTTTGATTTCTTCCTCAGTAAGTTGCGCTGGTAAATAAGCGTTTAAGTACACTAACTCTTGCTCGATTTTCTCTGCTAAATCTTCACGATCAGCCGCCTTAAATTCTTTTAAAGAATCTCGACGTTGCTTCACTTCACGTGATAGAACAGTTAACTCTTGTTCTTCATTCAATCCAGCTACCCCTAGGTGAATAGCTTCGTTTTGTAAAGATGCCTTTAACATACGAATGACTGATAAGCGATCCTTTTGTTTCGCCTTCATAGCCTCTTTCATATCAGCATTTAATTGATCGAGTAATGCCACTGAAATCACCTATTTAAATATTAGTATTTGTTACGCTTATTAGCTGTTTTACGAGCTGCTTCAGATTTTTGTTTACGTTTGATACTCGGTTTAACGTAATATTCACGTTTACGAGCTTCAGTAAGGGTACCTACTTTAGATACTTCTCTCTTAAAACGACGTAATGCATCATCTAATGATTCGTTTTTTCGAACTACAGTTTTAGCCACCACTAACCCTCCTTCCGCTTCGCTACGATTAACAGTAATATTATACTACATATATCGTCGTCTGTAAACAAAACAAAATAAATTCATTAAAATGATTTTATCTATTTTATGTTATAATAATTACTGACAATTATAGTAAACTAATTACTAGTAAACAATTAAACTATTAAAGGTGGAGTTTTATGA
This window encodes:
- the rpsU gene encoding 30S ribosomal protein S21, producing MAKTVVRKNESLDDALRRFKREVSKVGTLTEARKREYYVKPSIKRKQKSEAARKTANKRNKY
- the efp gene encoding elongation factor P; this encodes MISTNDFKTGMTIDYEGNLFQVIEFQHVKPGKGQAFVRSKLRNLRTGAVIDNTFNAGEKVKRAHIEKATMQFLYSMGDEYVFMNNETYEQLEIPVAQLEKEKNFLVEGMEVKINTFNNEILGVDVPEKVTLEVVECEPGVKGNTASNATKSATVSTGYSLQVPLFVEVGDKLIINTNDGRYVSRG
- a CDS encoding DUF4825 domain-containing protein, producing the protein MKKRILILVMFFALFTGCSRLPREFSWADYKGTYVGNNSAVGTILNKLPANEYLTGFSLKTNQPPYEITIAYKDFQYTDVKIGKKEEKQVSQETVLKGNAVVLFSLIENVDAIHFDLEDHNVISFSRHELVGEFEDFDQFIQNDSSMQKLYKATN
- a CDS encoding rhodanese-like domain-containing protein, with translation MNWSLIIVAILLGIALGLWIMLRRESKKAVTLLSEKEFVENMRKGQLVDLRKKEEFDAGHINGARNIPFVNLTRNPGKLRRDLPIYLYCEKGKVCKRAALVLYGKGYENIYQLQGGLTNWTGPLKKTTKK
- a CDS encoding GatB/YqeY domain-containing protein; this encodes MALLDQLNADMKEAMKAKQKDRLSVIRMLKASLQNEAIHLGVAGLNEEQELTVLSREVKQRRDSLKEFKAADREDLAEKIEQELVYLNAYLPAQLTEEEIKQIISETAKKINAINPSDMGKLMGAIVPQTKGRADGALVSTLVKAYLNQK